In Bernardetia litoralis DSM 6794, the genomic window GCCACTTCTTTTGCCGAACCTGCACGACGCAATGGAATTGCACTCTTCCATTCTGCAATCATTTTTTCGTCTAATTGGTCTGTCATTTCTGTTTCGATAAAACCAGGAGCAATGGCATTACAACGAATATTTCTTGAGCCTAACTCTAAAGCAATCGATTTTGTAAAACCAATTATTCCAGCTTTTGAAGCTGCATAATTTGCCTGTCCTGCATTTCCTTTTATTCCAACTACCGAAGTTACATTGATAATCGAACCTTGTCTTTGCTTCAAAAATGTACGTGTAGAAGCCTTTACCAAATTAAATACAGATTTCAAATTCACTTTCATCACTTCGTCCCATTGGTCTTCACTCATTCTCATTAGCAAATTATCTCTCGTAATTCCTGCATTATTTACAAGAACATCAAGCGAACCAAAATCTTTTACAAAGTCAGTTACTAATTCTTCAGCAGCTTTAAAATCAGAAGCATCCGAACGATAACCTTTTATAGTTGTTCCCTTTTCTGAGAGTTCTTTTTGCAATGCTTCGCCTTTTTCTACGCTAGAAAGATATGTAAAGCCAACATTTGCTCCTTCTTCAGCAAAACGTTCTGCCATTGCACGTCCGATTCCACGAGAAGCACCCGTTATAAGTACATTTTTTCCTGAAAGTAATCCCATAATATATTTTAAATTGTGAATAAGTTTGTTTCTTGATTTAGATTTTCAAAAATACGATAAAATTTTATAAGTAGTTGACAGCTTCTAAGCTCTCGGTATAAAAATGTAGATATTTATAACATAACAGCTTAGAAGCTGTTGCCTACTTGTTTACTATTTTTTCCAAATCCTCTGGTGTATCAATTCCTATACTTTCAAAAGGAGTAATGGCAATTTGTATTTCAAATCCATTTTCTATCCAACGCAACTGTTCTAAAGACTCAGCCAGCTCTAATGTTGAAGGTTTTAGCTTTGTAATTTGCTGTAAAACTTGTTTTTGATAGGCATACATTCCAATATGTCGGTAAAAAGTATGTTCTGAAAGCCAATTATTTTTCTCAGTATTTCTCACAAAAGGAATCGGATTTCTACTAAAATAAATTGCTTTATGATTTGTATCAAAAATTGCTTTTACTACATTGGAATCAAAAAGCGTTTCAGAATCTTTGATTTTACTGACTAAAGTTGCAAGTTGTGTATTTTTATTTTCTACTAATATTGTAGCCAAACTATCAATTTGTAAAGGTTGAATAAATGGCTCATCGCCTTGAATATTAATTATAAAATCAAATTCAATATTCTTTTTTTCTAAAATAAGCGCAGCTTCTGCAATTCTGTCCGTTCCAGAAATATGACTATCACTTGTCATCAAAACATTTTGAGTAAATTCCTTTACTTTATCAAAAACAATTTGATTATCAGTAGCAATAAAAACATCGCTCAATTTTGCAGCTTTTTTGGCTTGATTAAAAACACGTTCAATCATCGGTTTTCCATTAATATCAGCCAAAACTTTAGCTGGAAAGCGACTAGAAGCATAACGAGCAGGAATAATAGCAATAATTTTCATTTTTTTTGAATATAGAAGTGAGAGATAGGAAATACAAACAAGAATTGAAAATAGAAATAGTATTCAACTGGTTACTATTTACTGGTAACTGGTAACTGAATTGCTCTGACCATTTCTCTTTTTGGTGGCGCACCATCCAAACTTTCAACTTTAAAACCTACAGTTTTCAAATTTCGTTTAAATTGTCCTTGAGCGCAATAAGTAACTAAAATTCCGTTTTCTTTTGTTAAATTAAATATCTTTTGAATATTTGATAATTGCCAAACTTCAGCTTGTTTGCTTGGTGCAAAGGCATCAAAAAATGTACAGTCAAAATATTTTTCGTTATTATTTTTATCTTGACTTTCACTTTGAATTTCATAATTATTTTTATTAAAAATATAATTTTCCAATGTAGCTTCCACTTTTTGTATTGAAAAATACTCTGAAATTCTGTGCATTTCTTCCCAACTAATTTGATGTAATTGATTAAAAACAGATTTATTTTCTTCTTCCAAAAAATCTATATAATTTAGTTTTTTAGCAATTTCTAAAGGTATAGGAAAGGGTTCTAATGAAATATATTCTATCTCAATTTTATTTTTTTGAGCAAATTCGTAAGCCAAAATTGCATTTAGTCCAGTTCCAAAACCAATTTCTAATATTTTTATTGATGTATAATTTTGCTCCTTTAAGTAACTGAGTCCTTTATCTATAAAAACCCAAAGCGATTCTTGAATTGCTCCATTGTGTGAATGATAGGTTTCGTTGAGGTCGTGACGAATTAATGTATGCGAACCATCTTTACTTTCTAAAAATGAAAGTTCTAATTTTTTAGACATTGTTATTTTTAAATTATTCTTGTGTTTAATTAACAAATTTATAAAAAAGACACCTTAAAAGTTTATTTTCTCAAAAAAAAAGAAAAAGCAAGTATTTTTAGCAATTTTTTAGCTCAAAAATTTATATATTTCAAAATTTTTTGGTATTTTTGATAAATTTAGTTACTTTTATTAGATAATGCTAAAAATAAATTATAAGATTGTTTAAGAGTTGATTGTGTTTTTGTTGGTGTCGCCACACTAAAACACCCACAAAAAATAAATTATTTTTCCTTAAAAATCGGTTCGCAAACTCAATTCTAAGGAAAAATAAGTATTCTTAAACAACTTCTACCTCAATTTACTAAATAAGCATTACAAAAAGTTTTTAAAGAAACTTTGCTAAAATACTGTTATACAAATAATTATTAATACTGTTATGTTTCTAAGCCAAAACCTACGCTATTTACGTCGTAAATCCAAAAAAAGTCAGCAAATATTAGCTAATGAAGCATCTATCTCTCGTGGAGCTTATTCTTCTTATGAAGAAGGACGAGCAGAACCACGTCTCCAAACATTACAACGATTAGCACAGATTTTTGAAGTACAAATTGATAGTTTAGTAACTAAAAATTTAGAGGAAGAAAGCCAAGATACACCGAGTAAAAAATTGGCTCGTTATGTAGCTGCTGATTCTTTGCGTGTACTTGCCATTACAGTTGATGAAAATAATAATGAAAATATTGAAATGGTACCTGAAAAAGCTGCTGCAGGTTATACCAAAGGATATACAGATGTTCAGTATTTGAAAGATTTACCAAAATATCGCCTTCCATTTTTGCCAAAAGACAGAACATATAGAGCCTTCGAAATTATGGGAGATTCAATGCTTCCTTTGCAATCGGGTACTATCGTAATTGGTGAATATGTAACGGATTGGCACGAAGTAAAAGACGGACAAGTTTGTGTCGTTGTATTAAGAAATGAAGGAATTGTACTCAAAAAAGTATTTAATAAAATTGCTGAAAA contains:
- the fabG gene encoding 3-oxoacyl-[acyl-carrier-protein] reductase, with amino-acid sequence MGLLSGKNVLITGASRGIGRAMAERFAEEGANVGFTYLSSVEKGEALQKELSEKGTTIKGYRSDASDFKAAEELVTDFVKDFGSLDVLVNNAGITRDNLLMRMSEDQWDEVMKVNLKSVFNLVKASTRTFLKQRQGSIINVTSVVGIKGNAGQANYAASKAGIIGFTKSIALELGSRNIRCNAIAPGFIETEMTDQLDEKMIAEWKSAIPLRRAGSAKEVADVTIFLASDYSKYVTGQVLQVDGGMLT
- the kdsB gene encoding 3-deoxy-manno-octulosonate cytidylyltransferase, whose amino-acid sequence is MKIIAIIPARYASSRFPAKVLADINGKPMIERVFNQAKKAAKLSDVFIATDNQIVFDKVKEFTQNVLMTSDSHISGTDRIAEAALILEKKNIEFDFIINIQGDEPFIQPLQIDSLATILVENKNTQLATLVSKIKDSETLFDSNVVKAIFDTNHKAIYFSRNPIPFVRNTEKNNWLSEHTFYRHIGMYAYQKQVLQQITKLKPSTLELAESLEQLRWIENGFEIQIAITPFESIGIDTPEDLEKIVNK
- the mnmD gene encoding tRNA (5-methylaminomethyl-2-thiouridine)(34)-methyltransferase MnmD, with translation MSKKLELSFLESKDGSHTLIRHDLNETYHSHNGAIQESLWVFIDKGLSYLKEQNYTSIKILEIGFGTGLNAILAYEFAQKNKIEIEYISLEPFPIPLEIAKKLNYIDFLEEENKSVFNQLHQISWEEMHRISEYFSIQKVEATLENYIFNKNNYEIQSESQDKNNNEKYFDCTFFDAFAPSKQAEVWQLSNIQKIFNLTKENGILVTYCAQGQFKRNLKTVGFKVESLDGAPPKREMVRAIQLPVTSK
- a CDS encoding XRE family transcriptional regulator; this translates as MFLSQNLRYLRRKSKKSQQILANEASISRGAYSSYEEGRAEPRLQTLQRLAQIFEVQIDSLVTKNLEEESQDTPSKKLARYVAADSLRVLAITVDENNNENIEMVPEKAAAGYTKGYTDVQYLKDLPKYRLPFLPKDRTYRAFEIMGDSMLPLQSGTIVIGEYVTDWHEVKDGQVCVVVLRNEGIVLKKVFNKIAEKGTLLLKSTNPQYDPYELEIAEVGEVWRFVAYIGRTLPQSDLDDLRTAVQRLEDRFKEFTITNQ